A genomic segment from Lignipirellula cremea encodes:
- a CDS encoding type IV secretory system conjugative DNA transfer family protein, whose product MTIAGTRAGKGRSALLPNLITLPPTTPILALDTKGSLARHSARWRAEGLGQKIGVLDPFDCSGENTRPYRVAFNPLQMLQTSDRRAFVPNCKLIADSLIVIGEAHNDQHWRETAKQICSGLIAHVATHANYASVRDLVTVWRLASELASPDPDGRHRFWLEREMLESDAVSGMVRNAARNFYNRSGGEFSSVLSNLTKHLDWIAIECMQDALRGDSFDLFEMPRRRSALYVALPVLRAADLSGWQRLLVQMALAAWEENGVQNGPQAVFLLDEFHALGKMQAIEKAIAQIAGFGVKLWIVLQDLNQLKLHYPTNFETFLGNAGLIQCFGVADVTTLDYISKLLGQATTLTRSTNLPTFEQAAKHAATGESWSLSNHPLMTGEEIGRFFARDDKKLRQLILRPGYRPMLLQRGFYDQHAIFQGKYDEN is encoded by the coding sequence ATGACGATTGCCGGCACTCGAGCCGGAAAAGGACGCTCGGCGCTCTTGCCGAATCTGATCACCTTGCCTCCAACCACGCCCATCCTGGCTCTGGATACGAAAGGATCGCTGGCGCGCCACAGCGCAAGGTGGCGAGCCGAAGGGCTAGGCCAAAAAATCGGCGTGCTGGATCCATTCGATTGCTCCGGAGAAAACACACGGCCGTACCGGGTGGCTTTTAATCCGCTCCAGATGCTGCAGACCTCAGATCGCCGCGCCTTTGTACCGAATTGCAAACTGATCGCCGACTCCTTGATCGTTATAGGCGAGGCCCATAATGACCAGCACTGGAGAGAGACGGCCAAACAAATCTGCAGCGGTTTGATCGCCCATGTGGCGACCCATGCGAACTATGCGAGCGTCCGCGACCTTGTGACTGTGTGGCGTCTGGCTTCCGAGTTGGCTTCCCCCGATCCCGACGGCCGCCATCGTTTCTGGCTGGAACGCGAAATGCTGGAGAGCGACGCCGTCAGCGGCATGGTCCGCAATGCGGCGCGAAACTTCTACAATCGCAGCGGCGGCGAGTTCAGCTCGGTTCTGTCGAACCTTACCAAACATCTCGATTGGATCGCCATCGAGTGCATGCAAGATGCGCTACGCGGCGACTCGTTCGATCTGTTTGAGATGCCGCGGCGCCGGTCGGCGCTCTACGTGGCATTGCCGGTGCTGCGCGCGGCCGATCTCAGCGGCTGGCAGCGTTTGCTGGTGCAGATGGCGCTCGCGGCATGGGAAGAGAACGGTGTTCAAAACGGCCCGCAAGCCGTCTTCTTGCTCGATGAATTTCATGCTTTGGGAAAAATGCAAGCAATCGAGAAAGCGATCGCTCAAATTGCCGGATTCGGCGTAAAACTCTGGATCGTACTTCAGGACCTCAACCAATTGAAACTGCATTACCCCACAAACTTTGAGACGTTCCTGGGTAACGCGGGACTTATCCAGTGCTTCGGCGTAGCCGATGTAACCACACTGGATTACATCTCCAAACTGCTGGGCCAAGCGACGACTTTGACGCGTTCCACGAATTTGCCCACGTTTGAACAAGCGGCCAAGCATGCGGCGACCGGCGAGTCCTGGTCGCTCAGCAATCATCCGCTAATGACCGGCGAAGAGATCGGCCGTTTCTTCGCCCGTGACGATAAGAAGCTGCGTCAACTCATTCTGCGGCCCGGCTATCGGCCCATGCTTTTGCAGAGGGGCTTCTACGACCAACACGCGATTTTTCAAGGTAAGTACGACGAGAACTAA
- a CDS encoding helix-turn-helix domain-containing protein produces the protein MDEIITRLQRIENLLEHLQAERVSKEFYSIAEVAQMVGRSEYTVREWCRHERVRGQKSRVGCGGTTEWRISHAELLRIQNEGPLPIAKRFG, from the coding sequence ATGGACGAAATTATCACCCGATTGCAACGGATCGAGAACCTGTTGGAGCATCTTCAAGCCGAACGGGTTTCCAAGGAGTTCTACTCCATTGCCGAAGTCGCCCAAATGGTCGGGCGATCGGAATATACGGTGCGTGAATGGTGTCGCCACGAAAGGGTGCGCGGCCAAAAAAGCCGGGTCGGCTGCGGCGGCACCACCGAGTGGCGCATCAGCCATGCCGAACTGCTGCGTATCCAGAACGAAGGCCCTTTACCGATCGCGAAACGCTTTGGTTAA
- a CDS encoding IS3 family transposase (programmed frameshift), whose translation MTMRKKRILGAKFKAKVALAAVRGDKTLSQLASEFAVHGNQVSAWKKTLTEGVEALFEDGRKKPAREEVSTAELFEQIGRLKMELEWLKKKAGAISTDAKRQLVDPSGAPLSVRRQCELLGLPRSSYYLPVGVETAENLRLMRRIDEIYLRYPFFGSRQMRDYLCLNLSLQINRKRVQRLMRIMGIASVSPGPRTTRRNVSHRIFPYLLRDLKISRKDQVWSTDITYIPLRTGFMYLAAVIDWWSRYVLSWRLSNSLDGGFCIEALEAALVLGQPEIFNTDQGSQFTSPSFTDRLLSREIAVSMDGRGRALDNVFIERLWRSVKYEDVYLRDYDSPRELERGLASYFSFYDYERPHSSLGGMTPAAKYGGKI comes from the exons ATTACGATGCGGAAGAAACGTATTCTGGGAGCCAAATTCAAGGCCAAGGTGGCGCTCGCTGCGGTTCGCGGCGACAAGACCTTGAGCCAACTGGCCAGCGAGTTCGCCGTGCATGGGAATCAGGTTTCGGCCTGGAAGAAGACTTTGACCGAAGGAGTCGAAGCCCTGTTTGAAGACGGTCGCAAGAAGCCGGCTCGCGAGGAAGTGAGCACGGCCGAACTGTTCGAACAGATCGGCCGACTCAAGATGGAGCTGGAATGGCTCAAAAAAAAAGCTGG GGCGATCTCGACTGACGCCAAACGCCAGCTGGTCGATCCGAGCGGCGCTCCGTTGAGCGTTCGTCGGCAATGCGAACTGCTCGGTCTGCCGCGGTCTTCGTACTACCTGCCGGTCGGCGTCGAGACCGCAGAGAACTTACGGCTGATGCGGCGCATCGACGAAATTTATTTGCGATATCCGTTCTTTGGTTCGCGTCAAATGCGAGACTACCTGTGTCTGAACTTGTCACTGCAGATCAATCGCAAACGCGTCCAGCGGCTGATGCGCATCATGGGCATCGCCTCGGTCAGCCCTGGCCCGAGAACGACGCGGCGAAACGTTTCGCACCGTATTTTCCCGTATTTATTGCGAGATTTGAAGATTTCCCGCAAGGACCAGGTATGGAGCACCGACATCACTTATATCCCCTTGCGAACGGGCTTCATGTACCTGGCGGCGGTGATCGACTGGTGGAGTCGGTACGTGTTGAGCTGGCGGCTTTCCAACAGTCTGGACGGCGGATTTTGCATCGAGGCGCTGGAGGCCGCCTTGGTCCTGGGCCAGCCGGAGATATTCAACACGGACCAGGGCAGTCAGTTCACCTCGCCGTCGTTCACGGATCGTTTGCTGTCTCGCGAGATTGCGGTCAGCATGGACGGCCGAGGCCGGGCCTTGGACAACGTCTTCATCGAGCGTCTGTGGCGGAGCGTGAAGTACGAGGACGTGTATCTGCGGGACTACGATTCACCTCGCGAGTTGGAACGCGGCCTGGCGAGTTATTTTTCTTTTTACGACTACGAGCGTCCGCACTCCTCGCTCGGCGGCATGACGCCAGCGGCGAAGTACGGGGGAAAAATCTGA
- a CDS encoding tyrosine-type recombinase/integrase, whose product MIEDVLNGRVALPDDADVISFLLTDGKLEQPVQVNQKSVAEVFEDYLASLPDGGLEENTLRTIKIHQNHLVRHLGKTPIKAISNLQEYVNARQKDKWRRTKGVGRETIKKELATLSTVWNWARDRGYVTAAFPKKVKLPKAAEKAPFQSWSEAEVTGQWESLYLDINQIGQLLEHVKASSPLFVYTMFVFAAHTGARRSEIIRSRPTDFRNGVVTIHEKKRVKGKASTRAVPMSPLFQEAAKAWLPNADDFTFPQSQLKGSLSDKQFKRAVKDSKWSVITGWHCLRHSFISNLASQGIDQRIIDEFVGHTSEEMRRRYRHLFPSIKRSAIDSVFGGEPRLEK is encoded by the coding sequence ATGATCGAAGACGTGCTGAACGGCCGCGTCGCGCTGCCCGACGACGCCGACGTCATCTCTTTCCTGCTCACCGACGGCAAACTCGAGCAGCCCGTTCAGGTCAACCAGAAGTCGGTAGCCGAAGTCTTCGAAGATTATCTGGCGTCGTTGCCCGATGGCGGGTTAGAAGAGAACACCCTCCGCACCATCAAAATTCACCAAAACCACCTCGTCCGTCATCTCGGCAAAACGCCGATCAAGGCGATCTCTAATCTTCAGGAGTACGTCAACGCCCGGCAAAAGGACAAATGGCGAAGGACGAAGGGGGTCGGCCGCGAAACGATCAAAAAGGAGTTGGCCACCCTGTCCACGGTTTGGAACTGGGCCCGCGACCGTGGCTACGTGACGGCCGCCTTTCCCAAAAAGGTAAAACTACCCAAAGCGGCCGAAAAGGCGCCTTTTCAAAGCTGGTCGGAGGCCGAAGTGACAGGCCAATGGGAAAGCCTTTATCTGGACATCAACCAGATTGGCCAACTGCTGGAGCATGTCAAAGCGAGCTCGCCACTGTTCGTCTATACGATGTTCGTCTTCGCCGCCCACACCGGCGCCCGACGCAGCGAGATCATCCGCTCCCGCCCCACCGACTTCCGCAACGGCGTTGTCACAATCCACGAGAAGAAGCGAGTGAAGGGCAAAGCCTCTACCCGCGCCGTGCCTATGTCTCCCCTCTTCCAAGAGGCCGCCAAAGCTTGGCTGCCGAACGCCGACGACTTCACATTCCCACAGTCCCAACTTAAAGGAAGTCTCTCCGACAAGCAGTTCAAGCGAGCCGTCAAGGACTCCAAATGGTCCGTCATTACCGGTTGGCACTGCCTACGCCACTCGTTCATCTCCAACCTCGCCAGCCAAGGCATCGACCAACGCATCATCGACGAGTTCGTCGGCCACACCAGCGAAGAAATGCGGCGGCGTTATCGACACTTGTTCCCCAGTATCAAGAGATCGGCAATCGATTCCGTTTTTGGGGGCGAACCGCGTTTGGAGAAATAG
- the dnaX gene encoding DNA polymerase III subunit gamma/tau, with product MADPSAPNESPAGEYIVVARRYRPRDFQELVGQSQVSQALGNAITTNRVGHAYLFTGARGVGKTSTARILAKALNCERGPSPSPCNQCDTCQAIGAGEDVDVLEIDGASNRGIDEIRQLRSNVNVRPSRSRYKVYIIDEVHMLTNPAFNALLKTLEEPPEHVKFIFCTTDPEKIPITVLSRCQRFDFAPVETSEIVERLRFIVETEGLEADPEALQMLARRAGGSMRDSQSLLEQLLSFSQDKVTAESVHRMLGTAHSGRLSSVARHLIDRDAAGALREIEQAVAEGVDVGQLAEQLLGYFRDMAAVTVGCEAQYLLHTPTSEYEALKTAGAAFGLETLLAVMQILDQTLVRLRQSMHTRTLVEMALVRICRLEDLEDLAVLAAAVQGNDAGSRRGPAPRNQTSPALPSPAPRGNPPPAASPPVPPAGKNPPSAQKKTAEITPAEVETAQLVVSQPEKPDSAAADPPAELWRKALVRLEDTGDTTATMAALASQCAISGPNRLVVTFPDAYTKEALERPEKKRAIDEAVACVAGASYQVEFAVLPAAPAEVVPVVPTGVAKRMKQREIEQHPLVVEAIELFAGEIIDIKAVRPS from the coding sequence ATGGCGGATCCTTCTGCACCCAACGAATCCCCTGCCGGCGAATATATCGTTGTGGCGCGGCGATATCGGCCGCGGGATTTTCAGGAACTCGTAGGGCAATCCCAGGTCAGCCAGGCCTTAGGTAACGCCATCACCACCAATCGGGTGGGGCACGCCTATCTGTTCACAGGCGCCCGGGGAGTTGGCAAAACGTCGACCGCCCGTATTCTGGCCAAGGCACTTAATTGCGAACGCGGCCCTTCGCCCTCTCCCTGCAATCAGTGCGACACTTGTCAGGCGATTGGGGCTGGCGAAGATGTCGACGTGCTGGAGATCGACGGCGCCAGCAATCGCGGCATCGATGAGATCCGCCAGCTGCGCTCGAACGTGAACGTCCGGCCCAGTCGTTCGCGGTACAAGGTGTACATCATCGACGAAGTACACATGCTCACCAATCCGGCTTTTAATGCGCTCTTGAAAACGCTGGAAGAGCCGCCGGAGCATGTGAAGTTCATCTTCTGCACGACCGACCCGGAAAAAATCCCGATCACCGTGCTGTCCCGCTGCCAGCGGTTTGACTTTGCTCCGGTTGAAACGTCGGAAATCGTGGAACGGCTGCGGTTTATCGTCGAAACTGAAGGCCTGGAAGCCGATCCAGAAGCGCTGCAAATGCTGGCCCGCAGGGCCGGCGGCTCGATGCGCGACAGCCAGTCGCTGCTGGAACAACTGCTCTCGTTCAGCCAAGACAAAGTGACGGCCGAGTCGGTGCACCGGATGCTCGGCACGGCCCATTCGGGGCGACTTTCCAGCGTGGCTCGGCATTTGATCGATCGCGATGCGGCCGGCGCCCTGCGGGAGATCGAACAGGCGGTGGCCGAAGGGGTCGACGTGGGCCAGTTGGCGGAGCAGTTGCTCGGCTACTTTCGCGACATGGCGGCTGTTACGGTCGGCTGCGAGGCCCAGTACCTGCTGCACACGCCGACCAGCGAATACGAAGCACTCAAGACCGCTGGCGCCGCGTTCGGGCTGGAAACACTATTAGCGGTGATGCAGATCCTGGATCAAACTCTGGTACGCTTGCGGCAAAGCATGCACACCCGGACCCTGGTCGAGATGGCCCTGGTGCGGATCTGCCGCCTGGAAGACCTGGAGGACCTGGCGGTGCTTGCCGCTGCCGTCCAGGGCAATGATGCGGGTTCCCGCCGGGGACCGGCTCCACGCAACCAGACCTCCCCTGCCCTGCCCTCCCCTGCCCCGCGGGGCAATCCTCCGCCAGCTGCTTCTCCGCCGGTTCCGCCTGCGGGAAAAAATCCGCCGTCCGCTCAAAAAAAAACGGCTGAAATAACCCCTGCTGAGGTGGAAACGGCTCAACTGGTCGTTTCGCAACCAGAAAAACCGGATAGCGCAGCGGCCGACCCACCCGCCGAGCTATGGCGGAAAGCCCTTGTCAGATTAGAAGATACGGGCGATACCACTGCTACGATGGCAGCCCTGGCTAGTCAATGTGCAATTTCTGGGCCAAATCGACTGGTCGTGACCTTCCCCGACGCGTATACTAAGGAAGCCTTGGAGCGACCGGAGAAGAAGCGAGCGATTGATGAAGCTGTCGCCTGTGTCGCAGGTGCGAGCTACCAGGTCGAATTCGCCGTGCTCCCCGCCGCTCCTGCCGAAGTCGTGCCTGTGGTTCCCACCGGGGTCGCGAAGCGGATGAAGCAGCGCGAGATCGAACAGCATCCCCTTGTCGTGGAAGCGATCGAGCTGTTTGCCGGAGAGATCATCGATATCAAAGCGGTGCGTCCCTCTTAG
- a CDS encoding YbaB/EbfC family nucleoid-associated protein, whose amino-acid sequence MFKGIANLANLMRMGQQMGPRFEQMQEQLKQQRSVGSAGGGMVEVTVNGLAEVQRVKIDPKLIAQNDAEMLETLVAAAVNQALASSREESAQAMQSLTEGFDMPGISEALSQFMGGK is encoded by the coding sequence ATGTTCAAAGGAATCGCCAACCTGGCAAATTTAATGCGCATGGGCCAGCAAATGGGCCCGCGTTTTGAACAGATGCAGGAACAGCTGAAACAGCAACGGTCGGTCGGCTCCGCTGGCGGCGGCATGGTCGAAGTCACCGTCAACGGCCTGGCCGAGGTGCAACGGGTGAAGATCGACCCGAAGTTGATCGCGCAAAACGACGCCGAAATGCTGGAGACGCTGGTCGCCGCCGCGGTGAACCAGGCCCTGGCCAGCTCCCGCGAAGAAAGCGCCCAGGCGATGCAGTCCCTGACCGAAGGTTTTGACATGCCCGGAATCAGCGAGGCCTTGTCCCAGTTCATGGGCGGCAAATAA
- the recR gene encoding recombination mediator RecR → MAQLTESVARVIEEFGKLPGIGRKSAERLAYYILRVNKVEALALADAIRDVRENVRYCDQCFNLAEGELCEICRDPKRDRTLLCVVEQPRDLMALEQSGTYQGLYHVLLGRIAPLENVGPDQLTLDSLYDRVRQGEIREIIMATNPTVEGDGTALHISNMLEELDVEVTRLARGITTGSILEYTNKEILADAIMGRQKF, encoded by the coding sequence ATGGCTCAACTCACGGAATCGGTGGCCCGGGTCATTGAAGAATTTGGCAAGCTGCCCGGCATTGGCCGCAAATCGGCGGAGCGTCTGGCATACTATATTTTGCGGGTGAACAAGGTGGAGGCGTTAGCCCTGGCCGACGCCATTCGCGATGTCCGCGAAAACGTTCGTTATTGCGACCAGTGCTTTAACCTGGCGGAAGGGGAACTGTGCGAGATTTGCCGAGACCCCAAGCGGGATCGCACCCTGCTGTGCGTGGTAGAGCAACCCCGCGATCTGATGGCCCTGGAACAGTCGGGAACGTATCAGGGGTTGTATCATGTGCTGTTAGGCCGTATTGCTCCGCTGGAGAATGTCGGTCCTGACCAGCTCACCCTGGATTCGCTTTATGACCGCGTCCGCCAGGGAGAGATTCGCGAGATCATTATGGCGACCAACCCGACCGTCGAAGGCGACGGCACGGCGCTGCATATCTCGAACATGCTGGAAGAACTCGACGTGGAAGTGACCCGCTTGGCGCGGGGCATCACCACGGGAAGCATATTGGAATACACCAACAAAGAAATTCTGGCCGACGCGATTATGGGTCGGCAGAAATTTTAG
- the rpoN gene encoding RNA polymerase factor sigma-54, with protein MRLGQSIVQTQTMSMKLAPKMIQAMKVLQLPVMALQEHIEQQLSENPLLEMRDSDPELPDFDEERENPDKPDVAEKELVVDDAHNNAEDFERLDNLNQETPDYFDDGPRVSSNRVQEDSDRRHDAIANIVDRPESLHDYLLHQLGELELPRPLQKMCERIVSTLSAEDGGYFKTPLDDLLPPGFDEEQHALAEEALHIVQSLDPPGIAARDLKECLLLQLTPDMPYHDELERLITHHLEDLRDNRLPAIEKKMGLTIEQIQDAWSQLRKLNPKPASSFVDMYVPNVTPDVSVEQDDDGVYRVKLEDDRIPTLRLNRFYMKRVQNGQATSEERQYIRNKQHAAQWLIDSIEQRRSTLTKVTQAIVDHQTQFLDEGPEFIHPLKMQQIADKVGVHVTTVSRAVDHKWIQTPRGMFPLKRFFVGGTTTEDGEDVAWDTVRIKLQELVDHEDKSKPYSDDELVRRLKEQGFEVARRTITKYRQKMGIASSRQRRDWSKK; from the coding sequence ATGAGACTCGGTCAATCGATCGTTCAAACGCAGACGATGTCAATGAAGCTCGCGCCGAAGATGATTCAGGCGATGAAGGTGCTTCAGTTGCCCGTCATGGCGCTCCAGGAACACATTGAACAACAGCTCTCGGAAAATCCGTTGCTGGAAATGCGCGACAGCGACCCGGAACTGCCCGACTTTGACGAAGAACGGGAGAATCCCGACAAGCCAGATGTCGCCGAGAAAGAACTGGTCGTCGACGACGCCCACAACAACGCCGAAGATTTCGAGCGACTCGACAACCTGAACCAGGAAACGCCCGACTATTTCGACGACGGCCCGCGCGTGTCGTCCAACCGGGTGCAGGAAGATTCCGACCGCCGGCACGACGCGATCGCCAATATTGTCGATCGGCCTGAATCGCTACACGACTACCTGCTGCATCAACTGGGCGAGCTGGAACTGCCGCGGCCTCTGCAGAAAATGTGCGAGCGGATCGTTTCCACTTTGTCGGCCGAAGACGGCGGTTACTTCAAAACGCCGCTCGACGACCTGCTGCCTCCCGGCTTTGATGAAGAACAGCATGCGCTGGCCGAAGAGGCGTTGCATATTGTGCAAAGCCTGGATCCGCCGGGCATCGCCGCGCGGGACCTGAAAGAATGCCTGCTGCTGCAGCTGACCCCCGACATGCCGTACCACGACGAGCTGGAACGGCTGATCACGCATCACCTGGAAGACCTGCGCGACAACCGGCTGCCTGCGATCGAAAAGAAAATGGGCCTCACGATCGAGCAGATCCAGGATGCCTGGAGTCAGCTGCGGAAGCTCAACCCCAAGCCGGCGTCCTCGTTTGTCGACATGTACGTGCCCAACGTCACGCCCGATGTCTCGGTTGAACAGGACGATGACGGCGTGTACCGCGTGAAGCTGGAAGATGATCGCATCCCCACCCTGCGACTCAACCGCTTCTACATGAAACGGGTGCAGAACGGCCAGGCCACCAGCGAAGAACGCCAGTACATTCGCAACAAGCAGCATGCGGCCCAGTGGCTGATCGACTCCATCGAACAGCGCCGCAGCACGCTCACCAAAGTGACCCAGGCGATTGTCGATCACCAGACCCAGTTTCTCGACGAAGGGCCCGAATTTATCCACCCCTTAAAAATGCAGCAGATCGCCGACAAAGTGGGCGTGCATGTGACGACCGTCAGCCGGGCCGTGGATCACAAGTGGATTCAAACGCCCCGCGGCATGTTCCCGCTGAAACGATTTTTCGTCGGCGGCACCACCACCGAAGACGGCGAAGACGTCGCCTGGGACACCGTGCGGATCAAACTGCAGGAACTGGTCGATCACGAAGACAAAAGCAAGCCTTATAGCGATGATGAACTGGTTCGGCGGCTGAAGGAGCAAGGCTTCGAAGTCGCCCGGCGGACCATTACCAAATACCGCCAGAAAATGGGCATCGCCAGCAGTCGCCAACGGCGGGACTGGTCCAAAAAGTAG